DNA sequence from the Oncorhynchus clarkii lewisi isolate Uvic-CL-2024 chromosome 24, UVic_Ocla_1.0, whole genome shotgun sequence genome:
CTATACCGGTATTTTGGACTACTTAAATAATCATCTATGAACCATATGTTTGGCCAAATTTAAATTAAAATGTTCAATTCtcacattttttgtttttgttgttgttaagaCGTGAGGAATGACAATGGACTTTCATCACCTGAACCTGAGAGAAGCGGGTGTACAGAGGGCCAGAGGAAGCGCAAAAGAACCATCTTCAGCCACGCACAATTGTCTGAGTTGGAACAAGCTTTCGCGCTGACGCCGTACCCAGACATCACTCTCCGTGAACGCTTGGCCGCACATACGCATCTACCTGAAAGCAAGATACAGGTTTGTGCAGTGATTATAACTAAAAGTTAGTTATTGACCATTTCTGTATATATCTATGCATTTAGGCTAGAACAACATATTTACCTGACTCTACTCATTGTTCATAGGTGTGGTTCCAAAACAGACGGGCAAGAAGTATCAAGAGTGGAAGACTCACCAAATCAACTAAGCCTACTTCTGGAAGAGGAGGTGCAACATGCCAACCTCTCCCAGTGGTTCCCTCCCCTGGTCCCTCCTTCACTCCAACCACAATGGGGGAGATGTTCCGACCAGACCAGATTCAGTGTGACGATGGTCAGCAGTTCTACTCCGACTGGATCCGTCTCTACAGCAACCCTGTCTCTCATCAGCCTACACCCGTCTCCCCAAACCTGGCAGAATCCCTACTGTGGGAGGAAGACCGCCGATCTCACCTGGGATCTCTTGCTACTACCACTGCACCCATTGGAAGACAAGCACACTCCACACGGCCATACCGGGATGGGTTCAACCAGCCCTGTGTGGGCACCTCAGGGTATAGGAACTTTAATCTACAGACTCTAGCTGTCTCACAGGAAAGATATAGTCATCAAACCTCAGTGGACCAGGTTGTCACCTCCCATCCACAGCAGGTGTATTGGGATGTGACTCAAGGACAGGGTCATCATCCTCAGGTGGGCCCCCCGACCTCCATCGGATACATCTCAGACCTGATCTATAATGCTGCTATTGTCACCAACTTCCTGGAGTTCTGATGTCCTGTCCCTGCTTACCTATAGCCTGGTTGTCCCAGCTCTGGTGGTGCTGTCTTGCCATGAggtggcaagacagcacaaacagatgtgGGACCACTAGGCTATACCGCTTGCTATACCTgctgaaagtattcacaccccttgactttttccacattttgtgtttcagcctgaattcaaaatggattcaatattatttttctcatccatctacacacgataccccacaatgacaaagtgaaaacatgtttttagacatttaagCAAtttgattgaaaatgaaatacagaaatataacatattcacacccctgagtcaaaatACTGTAAACTCACCTTTGGCAAGTATTACagctgtctttctgggtaagtctctgagttGTGCACACCTGGATGGTacaacatttgcacattattctttaaaaaaatctttaaactctgtaaaattggttgttgatcaatgctagacagccattttcaagtcttgccatagattttcaaggcaatttaagtcaaaactgtaactacgccactcaggaacattcaatgtcatcttgataagcaacttcagtgtacaTTTGGCCTTCTCCTGTGAATTTGTCTCCTgggtctgttggaaagcagactgaaccaggtttcccttcaggattttgcctgtgcttaactctattttgtttttaaaaaattaaaaaataaaactccctagtccttgccgatgacaagcatacccataacatgatgaagcCATCACCGTGCttcaaaatatgaagagtgggactgagtgatgtgttgtgttggatttgacccaaacataacgctttgtattcaggacataaagtacatttctttgccacattatttgcagttttactttagtgccttattgcaaacaaattcatgtttttaaatatttttattatgcactggcttccttcttttcactgtcatgtAGGTTAATATTGAAGAGtacctacaatgttgttgatccatcatcagttttctcctatcacagccattaaactctgtaactgttttaaagtcaccattggcttcatggtgaaatccctgagcagtttctttcctctccagtaactcagtta
Encoded proteins:
- the LOC139382390 gene encoding homeobox protein SEBOX-like; translated protein: MSLFINHEFTAHRLTDQKEMDFTAHFGDQGQCKDVRNDNGLSSPEPERSGCTEGQRKRKRTIFSHAQLSELEQAFALTPYPDITLRERLAAHTHLPESKIQVWFQNRRARSIKSGRLTKSTKPTSGRGGATCQPLPVVPSPGPSFTPTTMGEMFRPDQIQCDDGQQFYSDWIRLYSNPVSHQPTPVSPNLAESLLWEEDRRSHLGSLATTTAPIGRQAHSTRPYRDGFNQPCVGTSGYRNFNLQTLAVSQERYSHQTSVDQVVTSHPQQVYWDVTQGQGHHPQVGPPTSIGYISDLIYNAAIVTNFLEF